A single region of the Acanthopagrus latus isolate v.2019 chromosome 11, fAcaLat1.1, whole genome shotgun sequence genome encodes:
- the mpnd gene encoding MPN domain-containing protein isoform X1: MKENTLLLSILFLSFSSSAGQEEGFVRLAGGQDHSEGRVEIFHNGSWGTVCDDGWDINEAQAVCRQLHFPGARETMVSFGGGDGHIWMDDLGCIGTEVNLLHCTFPGWGIHNCNHNEDVGVKCQKESTERGTIEYSLYHIASLSHQLGELFDSGRDCDLNIVVVVDNNTIETICAHKVILSLDSNLKTLQPDLNSLSIDVTSVCSQHANDFVRYFYTRKIKVTLSSALCILKMAFNWGLVEFQNETLSILRLFLPEDPTFQSLNSIYEYAVLTDDEALQEVCVRFLAWNCEALIRSPAWENLPFDLVKALLSRSDLVVRSENVILNGLERWAAARENATIPEDLLKLIRFPMIPVVDLFSLNSSPYSASKLQGFQFNALPSTALLNDLKEEQNIYTSRIYTGSPWSFTFDYYVLEAHKNLSYYSRNGQLINNLTSNFQTPVHYSAYFTFCNVSWKARVFVSDEDCSAEHIVCPSLPVVSLKIEEENRALPGGMEGSIQYNNRIVIQCEGRYVVHVEDFDDVAGKNIKFVPSNAELICPCDSNLFTYKMVIRPHYSRD; encoded by the exons atgaaagagaatACTTTATTGTTATCCATTCTTTTCCTGAGCTTCAGCTCTTCTGCTG gtcagGAGGAAGGTTTTGTTAGGCTGGCTGGTGGTCAAGATCACTCTGAGGGCCGTGTGGAGATATTTCATAATGGATCTTGGGGGACCGTGTGCGATGACGGGTGGGACATAAATGAGGCGCAGGCAGTGTGTCGCCAGCTCCATTTCCCTGGTGCAAGAGAAACTATGGTATCATTTGGCGGAG GCGATGGACACATCTGGATGGACGATTTAGGCTGTATTGGGACAGAGGTCAACCTGCTCCACTGTACATTTCCTGGTTGGGGGATCCATAACTGTAATCACAATGAAGATGTTGGTGTTAAATGCCAAAAAG AATCTACCGAAAGAGGTACAATTGAGTACAGTTTGTACCACATTGCAAGCCTCTCTCACCAGCTGGGGGAGCTTTTTGATAGTGGACGTGACTGTGACTTGAAcattgtggtggtggtggacaACAACACCATTGAGACAATCTGTGCTCACAAGGTCATCCTTTCTTTGGACTCAAACCTCAAAACTTTACAGCCAGACTTAAACAGCCTCAGCATTGATGTCACCTCTGTTTGCAGTCAACACGCCAATGACTTTGTCAG ATACTTCTACACAAGGAAAATCAAAGTTACGCTATCATCTGCCCTTTGCATTCTCAAGATGGCATTCAACTGGGGTCTGGTTGAATTTCAGAATGAGACTTTAAGCATCTTGAGGCTGTTTCTTCCAGAGGATCCCACTTTTCAGAGTCTGAACTCTATCTATGAGTACGCAGTTCTTACTGATGATGAGGCTCTACAGGAAGTTTGTGTTCGCTTCCTGGCATGGAACTGTGAGGCGCTGATCCGTTCCCCAGCCTGGGAAAATCTTCCATTTGATCTTGTCAAAGCTCTTTTGTCTCGGTCGGACCTTGTGGTACGAAGTGAAAACGTCATCCTGAATGGACTGGAGAGATGGGCGGCAGCCCGAGAAAATGCAACAATTCCTGAGGACCTTCTGAAGCTTATTCGTTTTCCAATGATACCAGTTGTGGACTTGTTCTCTCTCAACAGCTCACCATACTCTGCCAGTAAGTTGCAGGGCTTTCAGTTTAATGCTCTGCCCTCCACAGCATTGCTCAATGACCtgaaagaagaacaaaacatCTACACATCCAGGATTTACACTGGCAGCCCATGGAGCTTTACCTTTGACTACTATGTTCTTGAAGCTCACAAAAATTTGAGTTACTACAGTCGTAATGGCCAGCTCATCAATAATCTGACATCTAACTTCCAAACACCTGTTCATTACAGTGCCTACTTTACTTTTTGCAATGTGAGCTGGAAAGCAAGGGTGTTTGTCAGTGATGAAGATTGCTCAGCTGAACACATTGTTTGCCCTTCTTTGCCAGTTGTAAGTTTGAAGATTGAGGAAGAGAACAGAGCTTTGCCTGGTGGGATGGAGGGAAGTATTCAGTACAACAATAGAATTGTTATTCAGTGTGAAGGGAGGTATGTGGTCCATGTTGAGGATTTTGATGATGTCGCTGGTAAGAATATTAAATTTGTCCCGAGCAATGCTGAGCTAATCTGTCCATGTGACTCAAACCTGTTCACCTACAAAATGGTGATACGTCCTCATTATTCAAGAGATTAG
- the armh1 gene encoding armadillo-like helical domain containing protein 1 isoform X1 gives MKTDRVSAQEEQANIGTVLTFLREWDRGDGTTRGRMLGTFLTHNAGKTFYELELEFAQVASLFLARLTTWMRLTYMFGTFLGLQLKAIGIFLSASGHDQYLMEFVEDGGVLTLLEILSRSRSKAEEKAEALRLLLAVSRAGRKYKEIICESHGVKAIAECLATSSTDETKETACVLLESLSHGNPKYHSQVYKGLIALMTCTSPKAQHLVLHTLHTVQSKMKTAHPSIVEPLLDTLRSLHLEVQDEAINLISDLMSCDVRSTLLSGLVVLLRPTKEDVQQHQNHDDMIIPESERLKTSGSLPVFVQQAAAAKTIRLLAEDSGEVSRELLSLGVIQHLLHALGNREHTDAQIQASLALEHFVRSYPVIEEQVQGVIGSALFAAFMHRADTLYMNLDETQAEILLTNTVRITEVLDGAEH, from the exons ATGAAGACAGACAGGGTGTCAGCGCAGGAGGAGCAGGCGAATATCGGCACGGTGCTCACTTTTCTCCGAGAGTGGGACCGAGGGGACGGGACGACCCGCGGCCGCATGCTGGGCACCTTTCTCACTCACAACGCGGGGAAGACGTTTTATGAGCTGGAGCTGGAGTTCGCACAGGTCGCCAGCCTCTTCCTGGCGCGACTCACCACCTGGATGAGACTCAC ATACATGTTCGGGACATTCTTGGGCCTCCAGCTTAAAGCAATCGGGATATTCCTTTCAGCGTCAGGCCA TGATCAGTACCTGATGGAGTTcgtggaggatggaggggttCTCACTCTGCTGGAGATCTTGAGCCGCTCTCGGAGCAAAGCTGAGGAAAAGGCAGAGGCCCTCCGCCTCCTGCTCGCTGTCTCGAGGGCCGGTCGCAAGTACAAAGAGATTATCTGTGAAAGCCATG GTGTAAAAGCCATCGCAGAGTGCCTGGCGACATCAAGCACAGATGAAACCAAAGAGACAGCGTGCGTCCTCCTGGAATCCCTGTCCCATGGAAACCCCAAATATCATAGCCAAGTCTACAAAGGTCTGATTGCCCTCATGACCTGTACCTCCCCTAAAGCCCAGCACCTGGTCCTGCACACCTTACACACTGTACAG TCCAAAATGAAGACAGCCCATCCGAGCATTGTAGAGCCTCTGCTGGATACGCTCAGGTCCCTTCACCTGGAGGTTCAGGATGAAG CAATAAATCTGATCTCAGACCTGATGTCTTGTGATGTGAGGTCGACGCTGCTCAGCGGACTGGTGGTTCTGCTGAGGCCCACTAAAGAAGACGTACAGCAGCACCAGAATCATGACG ATATGATCATACCAGAGTCTGAGAGACTCAAGACATCTGGatctcttcctgtgtttgtgcaacAAGCTGCTGCGGCAAAAACAATCCG CTTGCTGGCCGAGGACAGTGGAGAGGTTTCCCGTGAGCTTCTCTCTCTCGGAGTGATCCAACATCTTCTTCATGCTTTGGGCAACAGAGAACACACTGATGCCCAAATACAAGCCAGTCTGGCCTTGGAG CACTTTGTCCGCTCATACCCAGTTATTGAGGAACAAGTGCAGGGGGTCATTGGCAGCGCCCTGTTTGCAGCATTTATG cacagagctgacACTTTATACATGAATTTGGATGAAACACAGGCAGAAATCCTGCTGACTAACACTGTGAGAATTACTGAAG TTTTGGACGGTGCTGAACATTGA
- the armh1 gene encoding armadillo-like helical domain containing protein 1 isoform X2, translated as MKTDRVSAQEEQANIGTVLTFLREWDRGDGTTRGRMLGTFLTHNAGKTFYELELEFAQVASLFLARLTTWMRLTYMFGTFLGLQLKAIGIFLSASGHDQYLMEFVEDGGVLTLLEILSRSRSKAEEKAEALRLLLAVSRAGRKYKEIICESHGVKAIAECLATSSTDETKETACVLLESLSHGNPKYHSQVYKGLIALMTCTSPKAQHLVLHTLHTVQSKMKTAHPSIVEPLLDTLRSLHLEVQDEAINLISDLMSCDVRSTLLSGLVVLLRPTKEDVQQHQNHDDMIIPESERLKTSGSLPVFVQQAAAAKTIRLLAEDSGEVSRELLSLGVIQHLLHALGNREHTDAQIQASLALEHRADTLYMNLDETQAEILLTNTVRITEVLDGAEH; from the exons ATGAAGACAGACAGGGTGTCAGCGCAGGAGGAGCAGGCGAATATCGGCACGGTGCTCACTTTTCTCCGAGAGTGGGACCGAGGGGACGGGACGACCCGCGGCCGCATGCTGGGCACCTTTCTCACTCACAACGCGGGGAAGACGTTTTATGAGCTGGAGCTGGAGTTCGCACAGGTCGCCAGCCTCTTCCTGGCGCGACTCACCACCTGGATGAGACTCAC ATACATGTTCGGGACATTCTTGGGCCTCCAGCTTAAAGCAATCGGGATATTCCTTTCAGCGTCAGGCCA TGATCAGTACCTGATGGAGTTcgtggaggatggaggggttCTCACTCTGCTGGAGATCTTGAGCCGCTCTCGGAGCAAAGCTGAGGAAAAGGCAGAGGCCCTCCGCCTCCTGCTCGCTGTCTCGAGGGCCGGTCGCAAGTACAAAGAGATTATCTGTGAAAGCCATG GTGTAAAAGCCATCGCAGAGTGCCTGGCGACATCAAGCACAGATGAAACCAAAGAGACAGCGTGCGTCCTCCTGGAATCCCTGTCCCATGGAAACCCCAAATATCATAGCCAAGTCTACAAAGGTCTGATTGCCCTCATGACCTGTACCTCCCCTAAAGCCCAGCACCTGGTCCTGCACACCTTACACACTGTACAG TCCAAAATGAAGACAGCCCATCCGAGCATTGTAGAGCCTCTGCTGGATACGCTCAGGTCCCTTCACCTGGAGGTTCAGGATGAAG CAATAAATCTGATCTCAGACCTGATGTCTTGTGATGTGAGGTCGACGCTGCTCAGCGGACTGGTGGTTCTGCTGAGGCCCACTAAAGAAGACGTACAGCAGCACCAGAATCATGACG ATATGATCATACCAGAGTCTGAGAGACTCAAGACATCTGGatctcttcctgtgtttgtgcaacAAGCTGCTGCGGCAAAAACAATCCG CTTGCTGGCCGAGGACAGTGGAGAGGTTTCCCGTGAGCTTCTCTCTCTCGGAGTGATCCAACATCTTCTTCATGCTTTGGGCAACAGAGAACACACTGATGCCCAAATACAAGCCAGTCTGGCCTTGGAG cacagagctgacACTTTATACATGAATTTGGATGAAACACAGGCAGAAATCCTGCTGACTAACACTGTGAGAATTACTGAAG TTTTGGACGGTGCTGAACATTGA
- the armh1 gene encoding armadillo-like helical domain containing protein 1 isoform X3, which translates to MFGTFLGLQLKAIGIFLSASGHDQYLMEFVEDGGVLTLLEILSRSRSKAEEKAEALRLLLAVSRAGRKYKEIICESHGVKAIAECLATSSTDETKETACVLLESLSHGNPKYHSQVYKGLIALMTCTSPKAQHLVLHTLHTVQSKMKTAHPSIVEPLLDTLRSLHLEVQDEAINLISDLMSCDVRSTLLSGLVVLLRPTKEDVQQHQNHDDMIIPESERLKTSGSLPVFVQQAAAAKTIRLLAEDSGEVSRELLSLGVIQHLLHALGNREHTDAQIQASLALEHFVRSYPVIEEQVQGVIGSALFAAFMHRADTLYMNLDETQAEILLTNTVRITEVLDGAEH; encoded by the exons ATGTTCGGGACATTCTTGGGCCTCCAGCTTAAAGCAATCGGGATATTCCTTTCAGCGTCAGGCCA TGATCAGTACCTGATGGAGTTcgtggaggatggaggggttCTCACTCTGCTGGAGATCTTGAGCCGCTCTCGGAGCAAAGCTGAGGAAAAGGCAGAGGCCCTCCGCCTCCTGCTCGCTGTCTCGAGGGCCGGTCGCAAGTACAAAGAGATTATCTGTGAAAGCCATG GTGTAAAAGCCATCGCAGAGTGCCTGGCGACATCAAGCACAGATGAAACCAAAGAGACAGCGTGCGTCCTCCTGGAATCCCTGTCCCATGGAAACCCCAAATATCATAGCCAAGTCTACAAAGGTCTGATTGCCCTCATGACCTGTACCTCCCCTAAAGCCCAGCACCTGGTCCTGCACACCTTACACACTGTACAG TCCAAAATGAAGACAGCCCATCCGAGCATTGTAGAGCCTCTGCTGGATACGCTCAGGTCCCTTCACCTGGAGGTTCAGGATGAAG CAATAAATCTGATCTCAGACCTGATGTCTTGTGATGTGAGGTCGACGCTGCTCAGCGGACTGGTGGTTCTGCTGAGGCCCACTAAAGAAGACGTACAGCAGCACCAGAATCATGACG ATATGATCATACCAGAGTCTGAGAGACTCAAGACATCTGGatctcttcctgtgtttgtgcaacAAGCTGCTGCGGCAAAAACAATCCG CTTGCTGGCCGAGGACAGTGGAGAGGTTTCCCGTGAGCTTCTCTCTCTCGGAGTGATCCAACATCTTCTTCATGCTTTGGGCAACAGAGAACACACTGATGCCCAAATACAAGCCAGTCTGGCCTTGGAG CACTTTGTCCGCTCATACCCAGTTATTGAGGAACAAGTGCAGGGGGTCATTGGCAGCGCCCTGTTTGCAGCATTTATG cacagagctgacACTTTATACATGAATTTGGATGAAACACAGGCAGAAATCCTGCTGACTAACACTGTGAGAATTACTGAAG TTTTGGACGGTGCTGAACATTGA
- the mutyh gene encoding adenine DNA glycosylase isoform X2, with protein sequence MRSLFMSRLRSTMHKGERAGLEAAGAAKPKRKRSKTAVKEEESTGPSSPSTYHTFHDAADVVLLRSQLLRWYDEEKRELPWRTLAETESDLNIRTYGVWVSEIMLQQTQVATVIDYYNKWMKRWPTVRDLAAATLEEVNQMWAGLGYYSRGKRLHEGAQKVVSELQGQMPRTVDSLLKQLPGVGRYTAAAIGSIALGQVTGAVDGNLIRVLCRLRAIGADSTSPAVTEALWSLANTLVDPERPGDFNQAMMELGARVCTPKGPLCSQCPVQSHCRSYRKVHVKQEENSRKLLGKLDRKPLVLPDIEDCMNSGTCPLCPSEPWDDELGVQNFPRKPAKKPPRVERTLTCVVIRAGEEGEDEYLLTQRPNKGLLAGMWEFPSLLQEEKSSEMKQKKALCAEISKKLGTRLTDSLLQYVGEVVHIFSHIHQTYVVHSVRLKDGDSQAQTENAQWLSKSALQGAAVSTGVKKDGKRQKTVGVKKAATSKKPRLSADHSGSRQLSLSSFFSTVKQES encoded by the exons ATGAGGAGTTTGTTCATGAGCAGGTTGCGTTCAACGATGCACAAAGGCGAGAGAGCCGGACTGGAGGCGGCAGGAGCAGCAAAACCAAAGCGGAAGAGGTCAAAGACAGCTGTGAAAGAAG aGGAAAGCACAGGTCCCTCCTCGCCGTCCACATATCACACTTTCCATGACGCTGctgatgttgtgctgctgcGCTCTCAGCTCCTCCGCTGGTACGACGAGGAGAAGAGGGAGCTGCCGTGGAGGACTCTG GCTGAGACAGAGTCAGACCTCAACATCAGGACATACGGAG tgTGGGTTTCAGAAATCATGCTGCAGCAGACACAAGTCGCCACAGTGATAGATTACTACAACAAATGGATGAAG CGGTGGCCCACGGTGCGGGATCTTGCAGCAGCCACTTTAGAG GAAGTGAACCAAATGTGGGCGGGCCTTGGCTACTATTCCCGAGGAAAAAGGCTTCACGAGGGAGCTCAGAAG GTGGTGTCAGAGCTTCAGGGACAGATGCCTCGCACAGTCGACAGCCTGCTGAAGCAGCTTCCTGGAGTGGGACGCTACACTGCTGCAGCTATAGGCTCCATCGCTCTGGGCCAG GTGACGGGAGCGGTGGATGGCAATCTGATTCGGGTGCTCTGTCGCCTGAGGGCCATCGGAGCTGACAGCACGAGTCCTGCAGTGACAGAGGCACTTTG gaGTCTAGCCAACACACTGGTGGACCCTGAGAGACCCGGGGACTTCAACCAGGCAATGATGGAGCTGGGAGCACGAGTCTGCACCCCCAAAGGGCCTCTGTGCAGCCAGTGTCCGGTACAGTCACACTGTCGCTCTTATcgcaag gttcatgtgaaacaagaggaaaactCAAGGAAGCTGCTGGGGAAGCTGGACAGGAAGCCGTTAGTCCTGCCTGATATAGAAGACTGTA tgAACAGCGGGACATGTCCACTGTGTCCCTCCGAGCCCTGGGACGATGAGCTGGGTGTGCAGAACTTCCCCAGAAAGCCGGCGAAGAAGCCGCCGCGGGTGGAGCGAACTCTGACGTGTGTGGTGATCCGagcaggagaagagggagaggacgaGTACCTGCTCACACAGAGACCAAACAAAG GTCTGCTGGCGGGCATGTGGGAGTTTCCGagcctcctgcaggaggagaagagctcCGAGATGAAACAGAAGAAGGCGCTGTGTGCCGAGATCAGCAAGAAGCTGGGAACCCGCCTGACCGACAGCCTCCTCCAGTATGTAGGAGAG GTGGTTCACATCTTCTCCCACATCCACCAGACCTACGTGGTTCACAGCGTGCGTCTGAAGGACGGTGACTCACAGGCGCAGACTGAAAACGCGCAGTGGCTCAGCAAGTCGGCTCTGCAGGGAGCTGCCGTGTCCACAGGAGTgaaaaag gatggaaaaagacaaaagaccgTCGGCGTCAAGAAAGCAGCGACCTCTAAAAAGCCCAGACTGAGTGCAGATCACAGCGGCAGCAGACagctctccctcagctccttcttcAGCACTGTCAAACAGGAATCCTGA
- the mutyh gene encoding adenine DNA glycosylase isoform X1: protein MRSLFMSRLRSTMHKGERAGLEAAGAAKPKRKRSKTAVKEEESTGPSSPSTYHTFHDAADVVLLRSQLLRWYDEEKRELPWRTLAETESDLNIRTYGVWVSEIMLQQTQVATVIDYYNKWMKRWPTVRDLAAATLEEVNQMWAGLGYYSRGKRLHEGAQKVVSELQGQMPRTVDSLLKQLPGVGRYTAAAIGSIALGQVTGAVDGNLIRVLCRLRAIGADSTSPAVTEALWSLANTLVDPERPGDFNQAMMELGARVCTPKGPLCSQCPVQSHCRSYRKVHVKQEENSRKLLGKLDRKPLVLPDIEDCMNSGTCPLCPSEPWDDELGVQNFPRKPAKKPPRVERTLTCVVIRAGEEGEDEYLLTQRPNKGLLAGMWEFPSLLQEEKSSEMKQKKALCAEISKKLGTRLTDSLLQYVGEVVHIFSHIHQTYVVHSVRLKDGDSQAQTENAQWLSKSALQGAAVSTGVKKIVKLCDSVHGQKDKTPKDGKRQKTVGVKKAATSKKPRLSADHSGSRQLSLSSFFSTVKQES from the exons ATGAGGAGTTTGTTCATGAGCAGGTTGCGTTCAACGATGCACAAAGGCGAGAGAGCCGGACTGGAGGCGGCAGGAGCAGCAAAACCAAAGCGGAAGAGGTCAAAGACAGCTGTGAAAGAAG aGGAAAGCACAGGTCCCTCCTCGCCGTCCACATATCACACTTTCCATGACGCTGctgatgttgtgctgctgcGCTCTCAGCTCCTCCGCTGGTACGACGAGGAGAAGAGGGAGCTGCCGTGGAGGACTCTG GCTGAGACAGAGTCAGACCTCAACATCAGGACATACGGAG tgTGGGTTTCAGAAATCATGCTGCAGCAGACACAAGTCGCCACAGTGATAGATTACTACAACAAATGGATGAAG CGGTGGCCCACGGTGCGGGATCTTGCAGCAGCCACTTTAGAG GAAGTGAACCAAATGTGGGCGGGCCTTGGCTACTATTCCCGAGGAAAAAGGCTTCACGAGGGAGCTCAGAAG GTGGTGTCAGAGCTTCAGGGACAGATGCCTCGCACAGTCGACAGCCTGCTGAAGCAGCTTCCTGGAGTGGGACGCTACACTGCTGCAGCTATAGGCTCCATCGCTCTGGGCCAG GTGACGGGAGCGGTGGATGGCAATCTGATTCGGGTGCTCTGTCGCCTGAGGGCCATCGGAGCTGACAGCACGAGTCCTGCAGTGACAGAGGCACTTTG gaGTCTAGCCAACACACTGGTGGACCCTGAGAGACCCGGGGACTTCAACCAGGCAATGATGGAGCTGGGAGCACGAGTCTGCACCCCCAAAGGGCCTCTGTGCAGCCAGTGTCCGGTACAGTCACACTGTCGCTCTTATcgcaag gttcatgtgaaacaagaggaaaactCAAGGAAGCTGCTGGGGAAGCTGGACAGGAAGCCGTTAGTCCTGCCTGATATAGAAGACTGTA tgAACAGCGGGACATGTCCACTGTGTCCCTCCGAGCCCTGGGACGATGAGCTGGGTGTGCAGAACTTCCCCAGAAAGCCGGCGAAGAAGCCGCCGCGGGTGGAGCGAACTCTGACGTGTGTGGTGATCCGagcaggagaagagggagaggacgaGTACCTGCTCACACAGAGACCAAACAAAG GTCTGCTGGCGGGCATGTGGGAGTTTCCGagcctcctgcaggaggagaagagctcCGAGATGAAACAGAAGAAGGCGCTGTGTGCCGAGATCAGCAAGAAGCTGGGAACCCGCCTGACCGACAGCCTCCTCCAGTATGTAGGAGAG GTGGTTCACATCTTCTCCCACATCCACCAGACCTACGTGGTTCACAGCGTGCGTCTGAAGGACGGTGACTCACAGGCGCAGACTGAAAACGCGCAGTGGCTCAGCAAGTCGGCTCTGCAGGGAGCTGCCGTGTCCACAGGAGTgaaaaag ATTGTGAAGCTATGTGACTCTGTGCACGGTCAAAAAGATAAAACACCTAAG gatggaaaaagacaaaagaccgTCGGCGTCAAGAAAGCAGCGACCTCTAAAAAGCCCAGACTGAGTGCAGATCACAGCGGCAGCAGACagctctccctcagctccttcttcAGCACTGTCAAACAGGAATCCTGA
- the mutyh gene encoding adenine DNA glycosylase isoform X3, with protein MLQQTQVATVIDYYNKWMKRWPTVRDLAAATLEEVNQMWAGLGYYSRGKRLHEGAQKVVSELQGQMPRTVDSLLKQLPGVGRYTAAAIGSIALGQVTGAVDGNLIRVLCRLRAIGADSTSPAVTEALWSLANTLVDPERPGDFNQAMMELGARVCTPKGPLCSQCPVQSHCRSYRKVHVKQEENSRKLLGKLDRKPLVLPDIEDCMNSGTCPLCPSEPWDDELGVQNFPRKPAKKPPRVERTLTCVVIRAGEEGEDEYLLTQRPNKGLLAGMWEFPSLLQEEKSSEMKQKKALCAEISKKLGTRLTDSLLQYVGEVVHIFSHIHQTYVVHSVRLKDGDSQAQTENAQWLSKSALQGAAVSTGVKKIVKLCDSVHGQKDKTPKDGKRQKTVGVKKAATSKKPRLSADHSGSRQLSLSSFFSTVKQES; from the exons ATGCTGCAGCAGACACAAGTCGCCACAGTGATAGATTACTACAACAAATGGATGAAG CGGTGGCCCACGGTGCGGGATCTTGCAGCAGCCACTTTAGAG GAAGTGAACCAAATGTGGGCGGGCCTTGGCTACTATTCCCGAGGAAAAAGGCTTCACGAGGGAGCTCAGAAG GTGGTGTCAGAGCTTCAGGGACAGATGCCTCGCACAGTCGACAGCCTGCTGAAGCAGCTTCCTGGAGTGGGACGCTACACTGCTGCAGCTATAGGCTCCATCGCTCTGGGCCAG GTGACGGGAGCGGTGGATGGCAATCTGATTCGGGTGCTCTGTCGCCTGAGGGCCATCGGAGCTGACAGCACGAGTCCTGCAGTGACAGAGGCACTTTG gaGTCTAGCCAACACACTGGTGGACCCTGAGAGACCCGGGGACTTCAACCAGGCAATGATGGAGCTGGGAGCACGAGTCTGCACCCCCAAAGGGCCTCTGTGCAGCCAGTGTCCGGTACAGTCACACTGTCGCTCTTATcgcaag gttcatgtgaaacaagaggaaaactCAAGGAAGCTGCTGGGGAAGCTGGACAGGAAGCCGTTAGTCCTGCCTGATATAGAAGACTGTA tgAACAGCGGGACATGTCCACTGTGTCCCTCCGAGCCCTGGGACGATGAGCTGGGTGTGCAGAACTTCCCCAGAAAGCCGGCGAAGAAGCCGCCGCGGGTGGAGCGAACTCTGACGTGTGTGGTGATCCGagcaggagaagagggagaggacgaGTACCTGCTCACACAGAGACCAAACAAAG GTCTGCTGGCGGGCATGTGGGAGTTTCCGagcctcctgcaggaggagaagagctcCGAGATGAAACAGAAGAAGGCGCTGTGTGCCGAGATCAGCAAGAAGCTGGGAACCCGCCTGACCGACAGCCTCCTCCAGTATGTAGGAGAG GTGGTTCACATCTTCTCCCACATCCACCAGACCTACGTGGTTCACAGCGTGCGTCTGAAGGACGGTGACTCACAGGCGCAGACTGAAAACGCGCAGTGGCTCAGCAAGTCGGCTCTGCAGGGAGCTGCCGTGTCCACAGGAGTgaaaaag ATTGTGAAGCTATGTGACTCTGTGCACGGTCAAAAAGATAAAACACCTAAG gatggaaaaagacaaaagaccgTCGGCGTCAAGAAAGCAGCGACCTCTAAAAAGCCCAGACTGAGTGCAGATCACAGCGGCAGCAGACagctctccctcagctccttcttcAGCACTGTCAAACAGGAATCCTGA
- the elovl8b gene encoding ELOVL fatty acid elongase 8b, producing MASLWQSVLSVHQRIVDNGDKRTDPWLLVYSPVPVAIIFLIYLGAVWAGPRLMRHRQPVDLKVVLIVYNFAMVALSAYMCYEFLVTSWLSNYSLLCQPVDYSTSPLAMRMARVCWWFFFSKVIELSDTFFFILRKKDSQVTFLHVYHHATMIFNWWAGVKYVAGGQSFFIGLVNTFVHIVMYSYYGLAAIGPHMQKYLWWKKYLTSLQLVQFLLFLLHTGYNLFTECDFPDSMNLVVFGYCVTLIVLFSNFYYQSYLNKKKQK from the exons atgGCTTCTCTGTGGCAAAGTGTCCTCTCTGTGCACCAGAGGATAGTGGACAATGGAG ACAAGAGGACGGACCCGTGGCTGCTGGTCTACTCCCCCGTCCCGGTGGCAATCATCTTCCTGATCTACCTCGGTGCGGTCTGGGCCGGCCCCCGTCTGATGAGACACAGACAGCCGGTTGACCTCAAAGTCGTCCTCATTGTTTACAACTTCGCCATGGTCGCCCTGTCCGCCTACATGTGCtacgag TTCCTGGTCACGTCTTGGCTCTCAAACTACAGTTTACTCTGTCAGCCTGTAGATTACAGCACCAGTCCGCTGGCCATGAGG ATGGCCAGAGTCTGCTGGTGGTTTTTCTTCTCCAAGGTGATAGAGCTCAGCGACACG TTCTTCTTCATCCTGAGGAAGAAGGACAGCCAGGTGACTTTCCTTCATGTTTACCACCACGCCACCATGATCTTCAACTGGTGGGCGGGAGTCAAGTATGTGGCCGGCGGACAGT CTTTCTTCATTGGCCTGGTCAACACCTTCGTCCATATCGTGATGTACTCGTACTACGGCCTGGCCGCCATCGGCCCTCACATGCAGAAGTACCTGTGGTGGAAGAAATACCTGACGTCCCTGCAGCTG GTGCAgttcctgctgttcctcctgcaCACGGGCTACAACCTGTTCACAGAGTGCGACTTCCCCGACTCTATGAACTTGGTGGTGTTCGGTTACTGCGTCACCCTCATCGTCCTCTTCAGTAACTTCTATTATCAGAGCTACCTCaacaagaagaagcagaagtga